The Tautonia plasticadhaerens nucleotide sequence AAGGCGACCAGGCCGAGGATGCCGTAGACGATCGACGGCACGCCGGCGAGGTTGGCGATGTTCGTCTGGATCGTCCGGCGCAGCCGACCCGGGGGGGCGTATTCTTCCAGGTAGAGCCCGGCCCCGACGCCGACCGGGATGGCGATCATCGCCACCAGCAGCAGGAGCCAGAGGCTGCCGACGATCCCGGCCTTGAAGCCGGCGAGGTCGGGGTTCGGCGAGTTGGTCGCGGTGGCGATCCGGCCCAGGAAGGAGGAGAGTTCCCGGGCCTGCTCGCCGAGGGCGTACCAGGGGGGGTTGGGCTCCAGGGCCAGGGCCTTGGCCAGCACCGAGCCGAGCAGCACGACGAGCACGACCACGCCGCTGAGCGTCGCCGCCAGGCAGAGCCCGGCGAAGAGGGCGCCGAAGGCGCGGCGTCGCGCCCGGCGGGGCCGGTACATGGCGTCGCTCGGGCGGCTCAATCGTATTCCTCCCGGAAGTGCTTCAGGATGATCCCGGAGATGATGTTCATGACCAGGGTGATCACGAAGAGGGCCATGCCCACGGCGTAGAGCGACAGGTGCTCGGCCGACCCCACCGCGGCCTCCCCCTTCATCACGTTGACGATGTAGGCGGTCATCGTCTCCATCGACCGCAGCGGGTTGAGCGTGATCTGGGGCTTCACCCCCACCGCCAGCAGCACCGCCATGGTCTCGCCGACCGCCCGGCTGATCGCCAGGATGAAGGAGGCGATCACCCCCGAGAGCCCCGCCGGCAGCACCACCCGGGTGGCGACCTCGAACTTCGTCGCCCCCAGCCCGTAGGCGGCCTCCCGCAAGCCCCGGGGGACGGCCGAGAGCACGTCCTCGGAGAGCGAGGAGACCATCGGGATGATCATGATGCCGACGACGACGCAGCCGCTCAGGGCGTTGTAGAACTCGACCCGGATGGCCGGCTCCAGGACCGCCTTGAGCACCGGGGTCACCAGCAGTAGCGCGAGGTAGCCGTAGACGATCGTCGGGATGCCGGCCAGCAATTCCAACGTCGGCTTGAGGACGCTGCGGAGCCCCCGGGGGGCGTACTCGCTGAGGAAGATCGCGCTGAGCAGGCCGACCGGCAGGGCGATCAGGGACGAGCCGAAGGCGATCACGAACGTCCCCCAGAACAGCGGCAGGATGCCGTACCGGGGCGGGTCGGCCTTGGGGTTGAGCGAGGGGCCGGCGAGGAACTCGACGAGCCCGACGCCGGAGGCCCGGAAGAACCGGACCGTCTCGACCCCCAGCACGGCGATGATGCCCAGGGTCGTCAGCACCGTGACGCAGGCGCAGAGGAAGATCAAGGGGGGGACGGCCACCTCCTGCACCCCCTGGAACCAGGATCGCCCGGCCCAGGACCGCCTCGGGGGGAGCTTGGGGGAGACGGGGGTGGTCTGCGGCAACTGGGTCACGGTCGGCCTGCGAACGGTGGGAGGGGGCGGGGGCGGGGGAGAGGGGGGTCGGCACGCCCCCGCCGGATCGGGGAGGCGGCGGGGCTCACTCGGCGGCGGCCGGGGCGGGCGTGCCGCCCTTCGCCCGGGAGAGCCCGTCGAGGTTCTCGGCCCGCTCGTCCTCGGTGGGGGAGACGTACCCGGCTTCTTCGGCAAGGTCGGCCACGTTCTCCAGGTAATACGCCACGAAGTCGGCCACCTCGGGGCGGCCCATCGCGGCGTCCTTGACGTAGATGAACAGGGGGCGGGAGAGCGGGGCGTAGGAGCCGTCGTAGATCGTCTCGACGGAGGGGGAGACGGGCTCGGCGTCGGCGTCGGCCTTGATCGGCACGGCCCGGAGCTTGTCCCGGTTGGCGGCGTAGTAGGCGAAGCCGAAGTAGCCGATGGCCCCGGCGTCCCCGGCGATCCCGCTGACCAGGACGTTGTCGTCGGCGCTGGGCTGGACGTCCTCGCGCTGGCCGTCCATCCCCAGGGCGTCCTTGACGAAGAACTCGTAGGTGCCGGAGTCGTCGTCGGGGGTGTAGAGGGAGATCGGCTCGTCGGGCCAGGAGGGGTCCAGGTCGTCCCAGCTGTCGACGGCGCTGCCGGGCTCAAAGAGGGATCGGAGCTGGCCGACGGTCAGCGCGTCGACGAAGGCGTTCTCCGGGTTGACGGCGACGGTGATGCCGTCGTGGGCGACGACGTATCGCGTCCATTCGAAGCCGGAGGCCCTGGCCTTCTCCTCCTCCTCGGGCTTGGCGGGCCGGGAGGCGTCGACGATGTCGACCTCCCCCTCGGCGTAGCGGCCGAATCCGCCGCCGGTGCCGTGGTAGTCGACGATGATCCGGGGCGTGCCCTCGACTGAGTTGGTGTAGGCCTCCTGGGCGGCCAGGCTGATCGGGTAGACGGTGCTCGACCCGTCGACGACCACCGGCTTCGAGGCAGATCCCCCGCACCCCCCGCAACCGAGGACGGCGACGGAGGCGGCCAGGGTCGACACGCAGAGGACGAAGGGGCGGAGCATGGGAGGGGTCGCATCCAGGGGTTGGCGGCCGCCCGGGGCTCGGGGGCCGGGGACCCGATCGGGGGAGGGAGGCGGGAGTCTCCCCGGAGGGCCGGCCCTCGCCGCCGGGGCCCGATCCGAGGTCGACGTGCCGCTTCCATCGTACGGGACGAGCTTAACGGAAAATGGTGAATATCGTGTGAAGGCCCCGCGCCCCGGGGCCGGTTTCTCGGCCGTCGGCCGGTCGATCGGGGGCCCGGGTTGTCAAGCTCGGCCGGTCGGGGATAATCGGAGGCGATCGCCGGGGGGTGTCCGGCGGAGGAGGAGGGGCTCGCCGGGGCGGGGGATCGGGCCGATCGGCCCGGCCCCGTCGGTGTCGAACAGGGAGGGAACCTCGTGCGCGATCGACCCCAGTCGCCCGGCCGGCTTCACGCCTCGGTCACGCCGTTCGTTGTTCTACTTCTGGGCTTGGGGACGGTCTTCGTCCCGGAGGCGGGCGGGCAGGCGTCGGGGACGGGGGTCGATGCGGGGGCGGTGCCGGAGGCGTTGAACTTCGCCAACGGCCTGTTCCGGGCTCGGCGATTCGACCTGGCCGTGCGGGAGTATCGGCGGTTCCTGGAGTCGGGACCGGGGGGGACGCACCGGGCGGACGCCCTCTACGGGCTGGCCAATGCCCACCAGTTCCTCCAGGAATACGACCGGGCGCGGTCGGCCTTCGAGGAGTTCCTCCGGGTGGCCCCGGCCGGGCACCCGAACGCGGCGACCGCCCTGTTCCGGGTCGGCGAGCTGGCCTACGTGCTCGGCGACCTGCCGGCGGCGAGGAGGGCGCTGGAGTCGTACACGGCGGGGCCCCCGGCCCACCGCTACCAGGAGCTGGCCTGGCCCTACCTGGGGGACGTCCGGTTCCGGGAGGGGGACCTCGACGGCGCCCGGGAGGCCTACGAGCACGCCTTATCCGCCTTCCCCGACGGCCGGCTCGCCGACCGCTCCCGGCTCTACCTCGGCCGGGCCCTGGCGAAGCAGGGGGATCGGGAGGGGGCACTGGCCCGGTTCCGAGAGCTGATCGACCGGCCCGACGCCGCCCAGCGGGACGAGGCGTATTATCAGGTCGGCCGCCTGGAGCTGGAGGCCGGGGCGTTCGACCGGGCCGTCGAGGCGTTCGAGGCCCTGGAGCGCGAGGTTCCGCAGAGC carries:
- the pstC gene encoding phosphate ABC transporter permease subunit PstC codes for the protein MTQLPQTTPVSPKLPPRRSWAGRSWFQGVQEVAVPPLIFLCACVTVLTTLGIIAVLGVETVRFFRASGVGLVEFLAGPSLNPKADPPRYGILPLFWGTFVIAFGSSLIALPVGLLSAIFLSEYAPRGLRSVLKPTLELLAGIPTIVYGYLALLLVTPVLKAVLEPAIRVEFYNALSGCVVVGIMIIPMVSSLSEDVLSAVPRGLREAAYGLGATKFEVATRVVLPAGLSGVIASFILAISRAVGETMAVLLAVGVKPQITLNPLRSMETMTAYIVNVMKGEAAVGSAEHLSLYAVGMALFVITLVMNIISGIILKHFREEYD
- a CDS encoding PstS family phosphate ABC transporter substrate-binding protein, translating into MLRPFVLCVSTLAASVAVLGCGGCGGSASKPVVVDGSSTVYPISLAAQEAYTNSVEGTPRIIVDYHGTGGGFGRYAEGEVDIVDASRPAKPEEEEKARASGFEWTRYVVAHDGITVAVNPENAFVDALTVGQLRSLFEPGSAVDSWDDLDPSWPDEPISLYTPDDDSGTYEFFVKDALGMDGQREDVQPSADDNVLVSGIAGDAGAIGYFGFAYYAANRDKLRAVPIKADADAEPVSPSVETIYDGSYAPLSRPLFIYVKDAAMGRPEVADFVAYYLENVADLAEEAGYVSPTEDERAENLDGLSRAKGGTPAPAAAE